The Buteo buteo chromosome 3, bButBut1.hap1.1, whole genome shotgun sequence genome has a window encoding:
- the LOC142029347 gene encoding 1-phosphatidylinositol 4,5-bisphosphate phosphodiesterase gamma-1-like isoform X2, translating into MSVARLNSVNGFLEDGRMEAGDMGRILRCLEMGTVLTLFYQKKSQRPERRTFQVKLETRQIIWSRTPEKVEGDIDIREIKEIRLGKNSRDFERYPEDARKLDFTMCFIILYGMDFRLRTLSVAAFCEEDINLWITGLNWLVADTQKAQTPLQIERWLRKQFDGMDRSREGSITVKDLKAMLPQFYKNLMFDAQKSVIEQLELSFPLRNVDRPELCQVSLYDFQKFLLHDQKESWASDVGMVRDYMCTYLKEGSSEAVDPSFQLDEFLTYLFSKENMVMDAKYERVVPEEMNHPLSQYWISSSHNTYLTGDQFSSESSLEAYARCLRMGCRCIELDCWDGPDDLPIIYHGHTLTSKIKFLDVLHTIKEHAFVTSEFPIILSIEDHCSIVQQRNMASHFKKVFGDMLLTKPVDINADELPSPTQLKKKILIKHKKLVEGNLYEEVSTASYSENDISNSIKNGILYLEDPIDHTWSPHYFVLTSNKIYYSEETSRYQFNEDEEEVEQKEEFNNNELHFTEKWFHGKLGGGRDGRQIAEKLLHEYCTETGGKDGTFLVRESETFVGDYTLSFWRSSRVQHCRIHSRQEAGATKFYLTDNLVFDSLYSLICHYREVPLRCNEFEMRLTDPVPQPNAHESKEWYHASLTRLQAEHMLMRVPRDGAFLVRKRSEPSSYAISFRAEGKIKHCRIQQEGRLFMLGSSAEFESLVDLISYYEKHPLYRKMKLRYPINEETLEKMGTTELDYGALYEVRTPHFYVEANKMPMARCTVKALYDYKAQREDELSFCKQAIIHNVDKQDGGWWRGDYGGKKQLWFPANYVEEIVSTQAQEQDEASSENSPLGNFLKGFIDVPSCHVVISKDGRSSKPFVFTIHSQQMSHAAQSLDVAADTQEELSEWVAKIREATQNADARMQEGKIMERRKKIALELSELVVYCRPVPFDEDKIGTDKACYRDMSSFPETKAEKYANRSKGKKFLQYNRRQLSRIYPKGQRLDSSNYDPLPMWICGSQLVALNFQTPDKPMQLNQALFMLGGRSGYVLQPDIMRDETFDPFDKNSLKIVEPITVQLQILGARHLPKNGRSIVCPFVEVEVCGSEYDNSKNKTDVVADNGFNPVWLFKQFVFDINNPEFAFLRFVVYEEDMFSDPNFLAQATFPVKGLKTGYRSVPLKNSYTEDLELASLLIHIEIINAKEEDEENLYSSIQQLRDRASELSSQVSSYERTNGCDSRYQQRLDELRAAQERLMELTEVRNRKLMEKKKRDRQMVTKRS; encoded by the exons ATGTCCGTGGCCAGGCTCAACAGCGTCAATGGCTTTCTGGAGGACGGCAGGATGGAGGCGGGGGACATGGGCAGGATCCTCCGCTGCCTGGAGATGGGCACCGTCCTCACCTTGTTCTATCAGAAGAAGTCACAGAGGCCGGAGCGAAGGACCTTCCAGGTGAAGTTGGAGACCCGGCAGATCATCTGGAGCCGGACGCCCGAGAAGGTGGAAGGGGACA TCGATATTCGGGAGATCAAGGAGATCCGCCTGGGGAAGAACTCACGGGACTTCGAGCGCTACCCTGAGGACGCTCGCAAGCTCGACTTCACCATGTGCTTCATCATCCTCTACGGGATGGACTTCAGGCTGCGGACGCTCAGCGTGGCTG ctTTCTGCGAGGAGGACATCAACCTGTGGATAACGGGCCTCAACTGGCTGGTGGCGGACACCCAAAAAGCCCAGACCCCACTGCAGATTGAGAG GTGGCTGCGGAAACAGTTTGATGGGATGGACCGGTCGCGGGAAGGCAG CATCACGGTGAAGGACCTGAAGGCCATGCTGCCCCAG TTCTACAAAAACCTGATGTTTGATGCACAGAAGTCG GTCATCGAGCAGCTGGAGCTCTCCTTCCCATTGCG GAACGTGGACCGCCCCGAGCTGTGCCAAGTCTCCCTCTACGACTTCCAGAAGTTCCTGCTGCACGATCAGAAG GAATCCTGGGCCAGCGACGTGGGCATGGTGCGGGACTACATGTGCACCTACCTCAAGGAGGGCTCCAGCGAGGCGGTAGACCCCTCCTTCCAGCTGGATGAG TTCCTCACGTACCTCTTCTCCAAGGAGAATATGGTGATGGATGCCAAGTATGAGCGCGTGGTGCCTGAGGAGATGAACCACCCCCTGTCCCAGTACTGGATCTCCTCTTCCCACAACAC gTACCTGACAGGGGACCAGTTCTCCAGCGAGTCCTCCCTGGAGGCGTACGCCCGCTGCCTGCGCATGGGCTGCCGCTGCATCGAGT TGGACTGCTGGGATGGCCCAGATGATCTCCCCATCATCTACCATGGCCACACGCTCACCTCCAAGATCAAGTTCCTGGATGTGCTGCACACCATCAAAGAGCATGCGTTCGTCACCTCTGA GTTCCCCATCATCCTCTCTATCGAAGACCACTGCAGCATTGTCCAGCAGAGGAACATGGCGTCCCACTTCAAGAAGGTCTTTGGGGACATGCTGCTCACCAAGCCAGTGGACATCAATGCCGATGAGTTGCCCTCACCCACCCAGCTCAAGAAGAAGATCCTAATTAAG cacaagaaGCTGGTCGAAGGGAACCTGTACGAGGAGGTCTCCACCGCCAGTTACTCGGAGAACGACATCAGCAACTCCATCAAGAACGGCATCCTCTACCTTGAAGACCCCATTGACCAC acCTGGAGCCCCCATTATTTTGTCCTAACGAGCAACAAGATCTACTACTCAGAGGAGACATCCCGCTACCAGTTCAATGAGGATGAAGAGGAGGTGGAGCAGAAGGAG GAGTTCAACAACAACGAGCTGCACTTCACGGAGAAGTGGTTCCACGGGAAGCTGGGAGGTGGCCGCGACGGGCGACAGATCGCCGAGAAGCTGCTGCACGAGTACTGCACCGAGACGGGCGGCAAAGACGGCACCTTCCTGGTGCGCGAGAGCGAGACCTTCGTGGGCGACTACACCCTCTCCTTCTG GAGGTCCAGTCGGGTGCAGCACTGCCGGATCCACTCGAGGCAGGAGGCCGGCGCCACCAAGTTCTACCTGACGGACAACCTGGTCTTCGACAGCCTCTACAGCCTCATCTGCCACTACCGCGAGGTGCCGCTCCGCTGCAACGAGTTCGAGATGCGCCTCACCGACCCCGTCCCCCAACCCAATGCCCACGAGAGCAAAGA GTGGTACCACGCCAGCTTGACGCGCCTGCAGGCCGAGCACATGCTGATGCGGGTCCCGCGGGACGGAGCCTTCCTAGTGCGCAAGCGCAGTGAACCCAGCTCCTACGCCATCTCCTTCCG ggcagaggggaagaTCAAGCACTGCCGCATCCAGCAGGAAGGTCGGCTTTTCATGCTGGGCAGCTCGGCCGAGTTTGAGAGCCTTGTGGACCTCATCAGCTACTATGAGAAGCACCCGCTCTACCGCAAGATGAAGCTGCGTTACCCCATCAACGAGGAGACCCTGGAGAAGATGGGTACCACC GAGCTAGACTATGGAGCTCTGTACGAGGTGCGGACCCCCCACTTCTATGTAGAGGCCAACAAGATGCCAATGGCCAGG TGCACGGTGAAGGCTCTCTACGACTACAAAGCACAGCGGGAGGACGAGCTGTCGTTCTGCAAGCAGGCCATCATCCACAACGTCGACAAGCAGGACGGCGGCTG GTGGCGGGGGGACTACGGGGGCAAGAAGCAACTGTGGTTCCCGGCCAACTACGTGGAGGAGATCGTCAGCACACAAGCGCAGGAGCAGGATGAGGCT TCATCGGAAAACAGCCCCCTGGGGAACTTCTTGAAGGGCTTCATCGATGTGCCATCCTGCCATGTTG TTATCTCCAAAGACGGGAGGAGCTCCAAACCATTTGTCTTCACCATCCATTCCCAGCAGATGTCCCACGCAGCCCAGTCGCTGGATGTGGCCGCGGACACGCAGGAGGAACTCAGCGAGTGGGTGGCCAAGATCCGAGAGGCCACGCAGAACGCCGACGCCAGG ATGCAAGAGGGGAAGATCATGGAGCGGAGGAAGAAGATTGCGCTGGAGCTCTCCGAGCTGGTTGTGTATTGCCGCCCAGTGCCGTTTGATGAGGACA AGATTGGCACGGACAAGGCATGCTACCGGGACATGTCCTCCTTCCCGGAGACCAAGGCAGAGAAGTATGCCAACCGCAGCAAGGGCAAGAAGTTCCTGCAGTACAACCGGCGCCAGCTCAGCCGCATCTACCCCAAAGGGCAACGCCTGGACTCCTCCAACTACGACCCGTTGCCCATGTGGATCTGTGGTAGCCAGCTCGTGGCCCTCAACTTCCAGACGCCTG ACAAGCCGATGCAGCTGAACCAGGCGCTCTTCATGCTCGGTGGCCGCAGCGGCTACGTCCTGCAGCCTGACATCATGAGGGATGAGACTTTTGACCCCTTCGACAAGAACAGCCTGAAGATTGTGGAGCCCATTACGGTCCAGCTGCAG aTCCTCGGTGCCCGGCACCTGCCCAAGAACGGGAGGAGCATCGTGTGCCCCTTCGTGGAGGTGGAGGTGTGCGGCTCCGAGTATGACAACAGCAAGAACAAGACAGACGTCGTAG CTGACAACGGCTTCAACCCTGTCTGGCTCTTCAAGCAGTTTGTCTTTGACATCAACAACCCTGAGTTCGCCTTCCTCCGCTTTGTGGTGTACGAGGAGGACATGTTCAGCGATCCCAACTTCTTGGCACAAGCCACCTTCCCTGTTAAGGGCCTCAAAACAG GCTACCGGTCAGTGCCATTGAAGAACAGCTACACCGAGGACCTGGAGCTCGCCTCCCTCCTCATCCACATCGAGATCATCAACGCCAAG gaggaagacgAGGAGAACCTCTACTCATCCATCCAGCAACTACGGGACCGCGCCAGCGAGCTCTCCAGCCAGGTCTCCAGCTACGAGCGCACCAACGGCTGCGACTCCCGCTACCAGCAACGCCTCGACGAGCTACGGGCAGCCCAGGAGCGGCTCATGGAGCTCACCGAAGTCCGCAACCGCAA GTTgatggagaagaagaagagggacCGGCAGATGGTCACCAAACGCAGCTGA